One Streptomyces sp. P9-A2 DNA window includes the following coding sequences:
- a CDS encoding VOC family protein yields the protein MAGTGGGRPSIFPTLLYADAKAAIRQLTEAFGFTELSVYEDGGGGVAHAELVQGNGAVMLGSKGTGSAFDKAMEGSGPVGVYIAVDDVDAHHRRAVEQGAEILLPPTDQDYGSRDYMARDIEGNVWSFGTYAPETGA from the coding sequence ATGGCAGGCACGGGCGGCGGGCGTCCGAGCATCTTTCCGACCCTGCTGTACGCGGACGCGAAGGCGGCGATCCGGCAGCTCACCGAGGCCTTCGGGTTCACCGAGCTGTCGGTGTACGAGGACGGGGGCGGCGGGGTGGCCCACGCCGAGCTGGTGCAGGGCAACGGCGCGGTGATGCTGGGCTCCAAGGGCACCGGCAGCGCGTTCGACAAGGCGATGGAGGGCTCGGGCCCGGTCGGTGTCTACATCGCCGTGGACGACGTCGACGCGCATCACCGGCGGGCCGTGGAGCAGGGTGCGGAGATTTTGCTGCCTCCGACGGACCAGGACTACGGCTCGCGGGACTACATGGCCCGCGACATCGAGGGCAACGTCTGGAGCTTCGGCACGTACGCGCCCGAGACCGGGGCCTGA
- a CDS encoding enoyl-CoA hydratase/isomerase family protein → MASPAQDFGPVLDKDGVRLTVDDAIATVTLTNPAKRNAQSPALWRALTEAGRLLPGSVRVVVLRGEGKSFSAGLDRQMLTPEGIEGDPSFVEMARGSEAGLDATIATYQEAFTWWRRSDIVSIAAVQGHAIGAGFQLALACDLRVVADDVQFAMRETGLGLVPDLTGTHPLVGLVGYARALEICATGRFVTAGEAVNTGLANIAVPGDELDGAVRDLAAALLAAPRDAVIETKALLSGAMERTYEEQRVAERAAQGRRLRDLAGLGE, encoded by the coding sequence ATGGCTTCGCCCGCCCAGGACTTCGGTCCCGTACTCGACAAGGACGGCGTACGGCTCACCGTCGACGACGCGATCGCCACGGTGACGCTGACCAACCCGGCCAAGCGCAACGCGCAGAGCCCCGCTCTGTGGCGCGCGTTGACCGAGGCGGGCCGGCTGCTGCCGGGTTCCGTGCGGGTCGTGGTGCTCCGCGGAGAGGGCAAGTCCTTCTCCGCCGGCCTCGACCGGCAGATGCTCACCCCCGAGGGAATCGAGGGCGATCCGTCGTTCGTCGAGATGGCACGCGGCAGCGAGGCCGGCCTCGACGCGACCATCGCCACCTACCAGGAGGCGTTCACCTGGTGGCGGCGCAGCGACATCGTGTCCATCGCGGCCGTGCAGGGGCATGCCATCGGAGCCGGTTTCCAGCTGGCTCTCGCCTGCGACCTGCGGGTCGTCGCCGACGATGTCCAGTTCGCCATGCGCGAGACCGGCCTGGGACTCGTCCCGGACCTGACCGGCACGCATCCGCTGGTCGGGCTCGTCGGGTACGCCCGCGCGCTGGAGATCTGCGCGACCGGGCGGTTCGTCACGGCCGGGGAGGCCGTGAACACCGGACTCGCCAACATCGCCGTACCCGGTGACGAACTGGACGGAGCGGTGCGGGACCTCGCCGCGGCGCTGCTCGCCGCACCCCGGGACGCCGTGATCGAGACGAAGGCACTGCTGAGCGGGGCCATGGAGCGTACGTACGAGGAGCAGCGGGTCGCCGAGCGCGCGGCCCAGGGCCGCCGGCTGCGGGACCTGGCCGGCCTCGGCGAATGA
- a CDS encoding helix-turn-helix domain-containing protein, with amino-acid sequence MAETLKKGSRVTGAARDKLAADLKKKYDAGASIRALAEETGRSYGFVHRMLSESGVTLRGRGGATRGKKAASA; translated from the coding sequence GTGGCCGAGACTCTGAAGAAGGGCAGCCGGGTAACCGGCGCCGCGCGCGACAAGCTCGCGGCAGACCTGAAGAAAAAGTACGATGCCGGTGCGAGCATCCGGGCATTGGCCGAGGAGACCGGCCGCTCGTATGGCTTTGTGCACCGCATGCTCAGCGAATCGGGCGTCACGCTCCGAGGGCGTGGCGGGGCGACCCGGGGCAAGAAGGCCGCTTCGGCCTGA
- the amaP gene encoding alkaline shock response membrane anchor protein AmaP, producing MVRVVNRVLLGIVGLLLVALGGSVLAVGLGAPAPSWWLHDGRHDVLLDEAERTRWRDEGWWWPVVIATLAVLVLLLLWWLIAVLRRRRLAEVFVDTGDGDDAVLRGRALETALAQEAGRPDGVEKAHVRLTGRRGIPRTRVHLLLEPHADPGTALDTLTTGALAHARESAGLTTLPAEVRLSAVKHRAERVS from the coding sequence ATGGTCAGGGTCGTCAACCGTGTCCTGCTCGGAATCGTGGGGCTGCTGCTGGTGGCCCTCGGCGGGTCCGTCCTGGCCGTCGGGCTGGGGGCGCCCGCGCCCTCCTGGTGGCTGCACGACGGACGGCACGACGTCCTGCTGGACGAGGCCGAGCGGACCCGCTGGCGGGACGAGGGCTGGTGGTGGCCGGTCGTGATCGCCACGCTCGCCGTCCTCGTCCTGCTCCTCCTGTGGTGGCTGATCGCGGTACTGCGCCGGCGACGGCTCGCCGAGGTGTTCGTCGACACCGGCGACGGTGACGACGCGGTGCTGCGCGGCCGGGCGCTGGAGACCGCCCTCGCCCAGGAGGCGGGCCGGCCGGACGGCGTCGAAAAGGCCCACGTACGGCTGACCGGCCGCCGCGGCATCCCGCGGACCCGCGTCCACCTCCTCCTGGAACCCCACGCCGACCCCGGCACCGCGCTGGACACCCTCACCACCGGAGCCCTGGCCCACGCCCGCGAATCGGCGGGCCTCACCACGCTCCCGGCCGAGGTCCGCCTCAGCGCGGTCAAACACCGAGCGGAACGGGTCAGCTGA
- a CDS encoding DUF6286 domain-containing protein, producing the protein MSETGPGEVTTGTVLEKTPPPAPDDDTVGSGVRRFWSARRISAGLLALLLLAVAAMFLYDIVAVRAGRPAMSWRRELADQLAGRPLDDIWVLLGAGVATVLGLWLLLLALTPGLRHLLPMRRTHPDVRADLDRDAAAMVLRDRAMETAGVRSVRVRVTRRRADVRAVSHFRELDDVRADLRAVLADAVGRMALSRPPALAVRVRRPGRKG; encoded by the coding sequence ATGAGCGAAACCGGGCCCGGCGAGGTCACCACGGGCACCGTCCTGGAGAAGACACCGCCGCCCGCGCCGGACGACGACACCGTGGGCAGCGGTGTCCGGCGTTTCTGGTCGGCGCGCAGGATTTCCGCCGGCCTGCTCGCGCTGCTGCTTCTGGCAGTGGCGGCGATGTTCCTGTACGACATCGTCGCGGTGCGCGCCGGCCGGCCCGCGATGAGCTGGCGCCGGGAACTGGCCGACCAGCTGGCCGGGCGGCCCCTGGACGACATCTGGGTGCTGCTGGGCGCCGGCGTTGCCACCGTCCTCGGTCTCTGGCTGCTCCTGCTGGCCCTCACCCCCGGGCTGCGGCACCTGCTCCCGATGCGCCGCACCCACCCCGACGTACGCGCCGATCTCGACCGCGACGCGGCGGCGATGGTACTGCGGGACCGGGCCATGGAGACCGCCGGGGTGCGGTCGGTACGCGTACGGGTGACCCGCAGGCGGGCCGACGTCCGCGCGGTGTCGCATTTTCGTGAACTGGACGACGTACGGGCCGACCTGCGCGCGGTGCTCGCCGACGCGGTCGGGCGCATGGCGTTGTCCCGGCCGCCGGCACTGGCGGTACGGGTGCGGCGCCCCGGCCGGAAGGGGTGA
- a CDS encoding ABC-F family ATP-binding cassette domain-containing protein: MISASGIELRAGARVLLESATFRIAKGDRIGLVGRNGAGKTTLTKVLAGLGVPDAGAVTRSGEVGYLPQDPRTGDLDVLARDRVLSARGLDTLIRKMRENEQRIANGQGSTREKALRQYERQETEFLTKGGYAAEAEAATIAAALNLPDRVLGQPLHTLSGGQRRRIELARILFSDADTLLLDEPTNHLDADSIVWLRDYLKTYRGGFIVISHDVDLVETVVNKVFYLDANRSTIDIYNMGWKLYQQQREADEKRRKRERQNAEKKAATLNAQADKMRAKATKTVAAQNMARRAERLLSGLEGVRQADKVAKLRFPDPSPCGKTPLTAEGLSKSYGSLEIFTDVDLAIDKGSRVVILGLNGAGKTTLLRLLGGVEQPDTGMVVPGHGLKIGYYAQEHETLDRDRTVLENMRSAAPDMDLVEVRKVLGSFLFSGDDVDKPAGVLSGGEKTRLALATLVVSSANVLLLDEPTNNLDPASREEILGALRTYKGAVVLVTHDEGAVEALQPERIILLPDGIEDLWGADYADLVALA; the protein is encoded by the coding sequence GTGATCTCCGCCTCCGGCATCGAGCTGCGCGCCGGTGCCCGTGTTCTCCTCGAGAGCGCCACCTTCCGTATTGCCAAGGGCGACCGCATCGGCCTGGTCGGCCGCAACGGTGCCGGCAAGACCACCCTCACCAAGGTCCTCGCCGGCCTGGGCGTCCCCGACGCCGGCGCCGTCACCCGCTCCGGCGAGGTCGGCTACCTCCCCCAGGACCCCCGCACCGGCGACCTCGACGTGCTCGCCCGCGACCGCGTCCTGTCCGCCCGCGGCCTGGACACCCTGATCCGCAAGATGCGCGAGAACGAGCAGCGCATCGCGAACGGCCAGGGCTCCACCCGCGAGAAGGCGCTGCGGCAGTACGAGCGCCAGGAGACCGAGTTCCTCACCAAGGGCGGGTACGCGGCCGAGGCCGAGGCCGCCACCATCGCCGCCGCGCTGAACCTGCCCGACCGGGTGCTCGGCCAGCCGCTGCACACGCTCTCCGGTGGTCAGCGCCGCCGTATCGAGCTGGCCCGCATCCTGTTCTCCGACGCGGACACCCTCCTGCTCGACGAGCCGACCAACCACCTCGACGCCGACTCGATCGTCTGGCTGCGCGACTACCTCAAGACCTACCGCGGCGGCTTCATCGTGATCTCCCACGACGTCGACCTGGTCGAGACGGTCGTCAACAAGGTGTTCTACCTGGACGCCAACCGCTCCACGATCGACATCTACAACATGGGCTGGAAGCTCTACCAGCAGCAGCGCGAGGCCGACGAGAAGCGCCGCAAGCGCGAGCGGCAGAACGCCGAGAAGAAGGCCGCCACCCTCAACGCCCAGGCCGACAAGATGCGGGCCAAGGCCACCAAGACCGTCGCCGCGCAGAACATGGCCCGCCGCGCGGAGCGCCTGCTGTCCGGCCTCGAAGGCGTCCGCCAGGCCGACAAGGTCGCCAAGCTGCGCTTCCCCGACCCGTCCCCCTGCGGAAAGACCCCGCTGACCGCCGAGGGCCTGTCGAAGTCGTACGGCTCGCTCGAGATCTTCACCGACGTCGACCTGGCCATCGACAAGGGCTCCCGCGTCGTCATCCTCGGTCTCAACGGCGCGGGCAAGACCACCCTGCTGCGCCTCCTGGGCGGAGTGGAACAGCCCGACACCGGCATGGTCGTACCCGGCCACGGGCTCAAGATCGGGTACTACGCCCAGGAGCACGAGACCCTCGACCGGGACCGCACGGTCCTGGAGAACATGCGCTCCGCCGCGCCCGACATGGACCTCGTCGAGGTCCGCAAGGTGCTCGGTTCGTTCCTGTTCTCCGGCGACGACGTCGACAAGCCCGCCGGTGTTCTCTCCGGTGGGGAGAAGACCCGCCTCGCGCTCGCGACCCTCGTGGTCTCCTCGGCGAACGTGCTCCTCCTCGACGAGCCCACCAACAACCTCGACCCGGCCAGCCGCGAGGAGATCCTCGGCGCGCTGCGCACCTACAAGGGCGCCGTGGTTCTGGTCACGCACGACGAGGGCGCCGTCGAGGCGCTCCAGCCGGAGCGGATCATCCTGCTGCCGGACGGCATCGAGGACCTGTGGGGCGCCGACTACGCGGACCTCGTCGCCCTCGCCTGA
- a CDS encoding Asp23/Gls24 family envelope stress response protein has product MSDVTDGGSTRAADLEKTGPDTFARRGPGARRGGGDPATRGRTTIADGVVEKIAGMAARDVLGVYAMGSGLSRTFGAVRDRVPGGSKSVARGVKAEVGEVQTALDLEIVVDYGVSIGDVARAVRENVVAAVERMTSLEVVEVNIAVSDVKLPDEEDEEPESRLQ; this is encoded by the coding sequence ATGAGCGACGTCACGGACGGCGGCTCGACGCGGGCCGCCGACCTCGAGAAGACCGGGCCGGACACCTTCGCGCGCAGAGGGCCGGGCGCCCGGCGCGGCGGAGGCGACCCCGCCACGCGTGGCCGCACCACGATCGCCGACGGCGTCGTGGAGAAGATCGCGGGCATGGCGGCGCGGGACGTGCTCGGCGTGTACGCCATGGGCAGCGGCCTGTCCCGGACCTTCGGGGCCGTGCGCGACCGGGTGCCGGGTGGGTCGAAATCGGTGGCCCGAGGTGTGAAGGCCGAGGTCGGCGAGGTGCAGACCGCGCTCGACCTGGAGATCGTCGTCGACTACGGCGTGTCCATCGGCGACGTCGCCAGGGCCGTACGGGAGAACGTCGTCGCGGCGGTCGAGCGGATGACCAGCCTCGAGGTGGTCGAGGTCAACATCGCGGTGAGCGACGTGAAGCTGCCGGACGAGGAGGACGAGGAGCCGGAGAGCCGTCTCCAGTGA
- a CDS encoding SDR family oxidoreductase, with translation MDLGLKDRVYVVTGATRGLGNATARELVADGAKVVVTGREHESVAEAAADLGPDAVGVAVDNADPGAAARLIATARERFHRFDGILVSVGGPPPGFVADTTDEQWQSAFESVFLGAVRLARAAAAELGEGGVIGFVLSGSVYEPLPGLTISNGLRPGLAGFAKSLADELGPRGIRVVGVLPGRIDTDRVRELDSLSADPEATRQAAQSRIPLRRYGTPAEFGRAAAFLLSPAASYVTGVMVPVDGGVRHGF, from the coding sequence ATGGATCTTGGACTGAAGGACCGGGTGTACGTCGTCACCGGGGCGACCCGCGGGCTGGGCAACGCCACCGCGCGCGAGCTGGTCGCGGACGGCGCGAAGGTGGTCGTCACGGGACGGGAGCACGAGAGCGTCGCCGAGGCAGCCGCCGATCTGGGGCCGGACGCGGTCGGCGTGGCGGTCGACAACGCCGACCCCGGGGCGGCGGCGCGGCTGATCGCGACCGCGCGTGAGCGGTTCCACCGTTTCGACGGCATCCTCGTCAGCGTGGGCGGTCCCCCGCCCGGGTTCGTGGCCGACACCACCGACGAGCAGTGGCAGTCGGCGTTCGAGTCGGTGTTCCTGGGCGCGGTGCGGCTGGCCCGGGCCGCCGCGGCGGAGCTGGGCGAGGGCGGTGTCATCGGCTTCGTGCTGTCCGGCTCGGTGTACGAGCCGCTGCCCGGCCTGACCATCTCCAACGGGCTGCGCCCTGGGCTGGCCGGCTTCGCCAAGTCCCTCGCCGACGAGCTGGGCCCGCGCGGCATCCGTGTCGTGGGGGTGCTCCCGGGACGCATCGACACGGACCGCGTCCGTGAGCTCGACTCCCTCTCCGCCGACCCGGAGGCCACCCGCCAGGCGGCCCAGTCCCGCATCCCGCTGCGCCGCTACGGCACCCCTGCGGAGTTCGGCCGCGCCGCGGCCTTCCTCCTCTCCCCGGCCGCCTCCTATGTCACGGGCGTCATGGTCCCGGTGGACGGCGGGGTACGGCACGGGTTCTGA
- a CDS encoding nucleopolyhedrovirus P10 family protein, with translation MTADRWTRTVRQQLGLGRLLPLGGPRDGAWIFERAAGAVLRRAVARAEPGLRLDGLRIELAAPEDAVEPVVPAPPSALPPGSLRVTARFAAPAAEPLPVTADRLRAVLSRAAAERIGLVVTEVDLRVTELLDAEAGTAAGPATGSGTGDTANGPADTPFEDRAVAPFEGPAVTPADVPDSGGSDEDRVAAAALAVPGVSRLTGALGRAVHLAPSPQASDGVALSGRHARVDLAVGAEHRALDVARSVRSAVSAALPDRPTVAVLVTAVD, from the coding sequence ATGACGGCGGACCGGTGGACTCGGACAGTGCGGCAGCAGTTGGGACTGGGCAGGCTTCTGCCTCTGGGCGGACCGCGCGACGGCGCGTGGATCTTCGAGCGGGCCGCGGGGGCGGTGCTGCGACGCGCGGTGGCGCGGGCCGAGCCGGGGCTGCGCCTGGACGGTCTGCGGATCGAGCTCGCCGCTCCGGAGGACGCCGTGGAGCCGGTGGTGCCCGCTCCGCCCAGCGCCCTGCCACCGGGCTCGCTGCGGGTGACGGCCCGGTTCGCGGCCCCGGCGGCGGAGCCTCTGCCGGTGACGGCGGACCGGCTGCGGGCGGTGTTGTCGCGGGCCGCGGCGGAGCGGATCGGGCTGGTGGTGACAGAGGTGGACCTGAGGGTGACGGAGCTGCTGGACGCGGAGGCCGGGACGGCGGCGGGCCCGGCGACTGGGAGCGGGACGGGAGACACAGCGAACGGACCGGCCGATACTCCGTTCGAGGACCGGGCCGTTGCTCCGTTCGAGGGTCCGGCCGTTACTCCGGCCGATGTCCCGGACTCCGGTGGGTCCGACGAGGACCGGGTCGCCGCCGCGGCGCTCGCCGTACCGGGGGTGTCCCGGCTGACGGGCGCGCTCGGCCGGGCGGTGCACCTCGCGCCGTCACCACAGGCGTCCGACGGTGTCGCCCTGAGCGGCCGTCACGCGCGCGTGGATCTCGCCGTCGGGGCGGAGCACCGGGCCCTGGACGTGGCCCGGTCGGTCCGTTCGGCGGTGTCGGCCGCCCTGCCGGACCGTCCGACGGTGGCGGTCTTGGTCACAGCGGTCGACTGA
- a CDS encoding glycoside hydrolase family 15 protein, with protein sequence MHRIEDYALIGDEQTAALVGADGSVDWLCLPRFDSGACFARLLGDEDNGHWRIAPVGAERYTRRAYRRDTLVLDTEWETDKGLVRVTDLMPQRDLAPDLVRIIEGVRGEVTVRSTLRLRFDYGSVVPWVRRADSHRVAVAGPDSAWLRSVPEVPTWGEDLGTHSEFTVAPGERVAFVLTWHPSHEPRPPLVDPYSSLRHSIADWRAWASRCRYDGPYRDAVVRSLITLKALTYSPTGGIVAAPTTSLPEEPGGVRNWDYRFCWLRDSTLTLSALLAAGYQEEAEAWRNWLLRAVAGDPADLQIMYGVAGERRLPETELPWLSGFDGATPVRVGNDAVNQLQLDVYGEVVDSLALARRSGLSPHPDVWALQRVLLDFLRSAWRQPDEGLWEVRGGRRHFVHSKVMVWVAADRAVRLLEENPDLEGNVESDLEDWRALRDEVHRDVCEKGYDPERNTFTQSYGSRELDAALLLIPRVGFLPPDDPRVLGTVDAIHTELGQNGFVRRYTPAGTDVDGLPGVEGTFLVCSFWLADALHMTGRTAQARELFERLLGLANDVGLLAEEYDPAGERLLGNFPQAFSHIGLVNTALALFAGEEAG encoded by the coding sequence GTGCACCGTATCGAGGACTACGCGCTCATCGGCGACGAACAGACCGCTGCCCTGGTGGGCGCGGACGGCTCCGTCGACTGGCTCTGCCTGCCCCGCTTCGACTCCGGCGCCTGCTTCGCCCGGCTGCTCGGCGACGAGGACAACGGCCACTGGCGCATCGCGCCCGTGGGCGCCGAGCGGTACACGCGCCGCGCCTACCGCCGGGACACCCTCGTCCTGGACACCGAGTGGGAGACCGACAAGGGCCTGGTGCGTGTCACGGACCTGATGCCGCAGCGCGACCTCGCGCCCGACCTGGTGCGCATCATCGAGGGCGTCCGTGGCGAGGTGACCGTCCGCAGCACGCTCCGGCTGCGCTTCGACTACGGCTCGGTGGTGCCCTGGGTACGCAGGGCGGACAGCCACCGGGTGGCGGTCGCCGGTCCGGACTCGGCGTGGCTGCGCAGTGTGCCGGAGGTGCCCACCTGGGGCGAGGACCTCGGCACGCACTCCGAGTTCACGGTCGCGCCGGGCGAGCGGGTCGCGTTCGTCCTCACCTGGCACCCGTCCCACGAGCCGCGCCCGCCGCTGGTGGATCCGTACTCCTCGCTGCGGCACAGCATCGCCGACTGGCGCGCGTGGGCGTCCCGCTGCCGTTACGACGGGCCGTACCGGGACGCTGTCGTGCGGTCCCTGATCACACTCAAGGCGCTCACCTACTCGCCGACGGGCGGCATCGTCGCCGCGCCCACCACCTCGCTGCCGGAGGAGCCGGGCGGGGTGCGCAACTGGGACTACCGCTTCTGCTGGCTGCGCGACTCCACGCTGACCCTGAGCGCGCTGCTGGCGGCCGGCTACCAGGAGGAGGCGGAGGCGTGGCGCAACTGGCTGCTGCGCGCGGTCGCGGGCGACCCGGCGGATCTTCAGATCATGTACGGGGTGGCGGGCGAGCGGCGGCTGCCCGAGACCGAACTTCCGTGGCTGTCCGGCTTCGACGGCGCCACTCCGGTACGGGTCGGGAACGACGCCGTCAACCAGCTCCAGCTGGACGTGTACGGCGAGGTCGTGGACTCGCTGGCACTGGCCCGGCGGTCGGGTCTGTCCCCGCACCCGGACGTGTGGGCGCTGCAGAGGGTGCTGCTGGACTTCCTCCGGTCGGCCTGGCGGCAGCCGGACGAGGGGCTGTGGGAGGTACGCGGCGGCCGGCGGCACTTCGTGCACTCCAAGGTGATGGTGTGGGTGGCCGCCGACCGTGCCGTGCGCCTCCTGGAGGAGAACCCGGACCTGGAAGGCAACGTGGAGAGCGACCTCGAGGACTGGCGCGCGTTGCGCGACGAGGTGCACCGTGACGTGTGCGAGAAGGGATACGACCCCGAGCGGAACACCTTCACGCAGTCCTACGGATCGCGGGAGCTCGACGCCGCGCTGCTGCTGATCCCCCGGGTGGGCTTTCTGCCGCCCGACGATCCCCGGGTGCTCGGCACCGTCGACGCGATCCACACGGAGCTGGGACAGAACGGGTTCGTGCGCCGCTACACCCCGGCCGGTACCGACGTCGACGGTCTGCCCGGTGTGGAGGGGACCTTCCTGGTGTGCTCGTTCTGGCTCGCGGACGCCCTGCACATGACGGGCCGGACGGCTCAGGCGCGCGAACTGTTCGAACGGCTGCTGGGACTCGCCAACGACGTGGGACTGCTGGCGGAGGAGTACGACCCGGCCGGCGAGAGGCTGCTGGGCAACTTCCCGCAGGCGTTCAGCCACATCGGCCTGGTGAACACCGCTCTCGCCCTGTTCGCGGGCGAGGAGGCAGGATAG
- a CDS encoding alpha/beta hydrolase family protein — MRTARATAAAVTAVIGASVAAVAAGRVASDAALKAPPGRPLPTEPRLTVHGTAAGQITLTRHLATLRPGRYGLAGDGTHAVVGPVLDGVPDSADTVVRRLERVVRGTLDPGDRVWLTPNLYVGDPGTALGLDHTDVDIPGELGPLPAWFVPDVRDTWVLAVHGLGTTREQAMNLMEFLHRHHFPVLALTYRGDRGAPRSPDGLNHLGETEWRDLDAAIRYAVDAGARQVVLLGWSTGATMALRAAARSKLRDHVAGLVLDSPVLNWESTLRALAAARRTPGVLLPLAVRAAQGRIGRHGDHRGGHHLGTPGPERVGVPALIIHGSGDTVAPWRLSRRLAVAQPNTVILHTVADAPHGAMWNADPHTYEEVLRRFLTPFM; from the coding sequence GTGCGTACTGCCAGAGCGACGGCCGCTGCCGTCACCGCCGTGATAGGGGCCTCCGTCGCCGCGGTGGCGGCCGGCCGGGTCGCCAGCGACGCCGCCCTCAAGGCGCCGCCGGGCAGGCCCCTGCCCACCGAGCCCCGGCTCACCGTGCACGGCACCGCCGCCGGTCAGATCACCCTCACCCGGCACCTCGCCACGCTGCGGCCCGGTCGCTACGGCCTCGCCGGTGACGGCACCCACGCGGTCGTCGGACCCGTCCTGGACGGCGTCCCGGACTCCGCCGACACCGTCGTGCGCCGCCTGGAACGGGTCGTACGGGGCACCCTGGATCCCGGCGACCGGGTCTGGCTCACCCCGAACCTCTACGTCGGCGACCCGGGGACCGCTCTGGGCCTGGACCACACCGACGTCGACATCCCCGGCGAACTCGGTCCTCTCCCCGCCTGGTTCGTGCCGGACGTCCGGGACACGTGGGTGCTCGCGGTGCACGGCCTCGGCACCACCCGGGAACAGGCCATGAACCTCATGGAATTCCTGCACCGTCACCACTTCCCGGTGCTCGCCCTCACCTACCGGGGCGACCGGGGCGCACCGCGCTCGCCCGACGGCCTCAACCACCTGGGCGAGACCGAGTGGCGCGACCTCGACGCGGCGATCCGGTACGCGGTGGACGCCGGTGCCCGGCAGGTCGTCCTGCTCGGCTGGTCCACCGGCGCGACCATGGCGCTGCGCGCCGCCGCCCGTTCCAAACTGCGCGACCACGTCGCCGGGCTGGTGCTCGACTCGCCGGTGCTCAACTGGGAGTCGACGCTGCGCGCCCTCGCCGCGGCCCGCCGGACCCCCGGAGTGCTGCTGCCGCTGGCCGTCCGCGCCGCCCAGGGCCGCATCGGCCGCCACGGAGACCACCGCGGAGGCCATCACCTCGGTACCCCGGGGCCGGAGCGTGTCGGCGTCCCCGCCCTGATCATCCACGGTTCCGGCGACACCGTGGCCCCCTGGCGGCTCTCCCGTCGCCTGGCCGTCGCCCAGCCCAACACGGTCATCCTGCACACGGTCGCGGACGCGCCGCACGGCGCCATGTGGAACGCCGACCCGCACACCTACGAAGAGGTGCTGCGCCGATTCCTCACCCCTTTCATGTGA
- a CDS encoding Asp23/Gls24 family envelope stress response protein, with product MNTAEGEADGAPGLVPPRERGTTRITDRVVAKIASQAAREAVGPLPRDAEPPYATVVVHHDDTARVRVHVELGYPGDIGGRCGQVRRQVTERVSGLTGMQVPEVAVQVERLHPAAPDEIHGRTR from the coding sequence GTGAACACGGCGGAGGGCGAGGCCGACGGCGCCCCGGGCCTCGTGCCGCCGCGTGAGCGCGGCACGACCAGGATCACCGACCGGGTGGTCGCGAAGATCGCCTCCCAGGCGGCCCGCGAGGCGGTCGGACCGCTGCCCCGGGACGCCGAGCCGCCGTACGCCACGGTCGTCGTCCACCACGACGACACCGCGCGGGTCCGTGTCCATGTCGAACTCGGCTACCCCGGCGACATCGGCGGCCGGTGCGGACAGGTACGCCGCCAGGTGACCGAACGGGTGTCCGGGCTGACGGGCATGCAGGTACCGGAGGTCGCCGTCCAGGTGGAACGGCTGCACCCGGCGGCGCCCGACGAGATCCACGGGAGGACCCGATGA
- a CDS encoding SURF1 family cytochrome oxidase biogenesis protein, producing the protein MYRFLLSRQWVILTLLALTLIPTMVELGFWQLHRHERRVALNQVIADSLAAKPVPVESLTAPGAKVDGDHLYRGVTAKGGFDASDEVVVRRRTNADEEVGYHVLTPFVLDDGKVLLVNRGWIPADSPSQTAFPKVPAPPEGELTITGRLMQDQTTEDSGIKNLQGLPDRQIMLINSELEADRLGKEVLGGYVDLTDPAPGGDTPEPIPSPEHDGTGIHMAYAVQWWLFAVGVPVGWVVLVRREVRERAEKAEREADAEGAQDTEPAAV; encoded by the coding sequence GTGTACCGCTTCCTGTTGTCCCGCCAGTGGGTGATCCTCACCCTGCTGGCGCTCACGCTCATCCCGACGATGGTCGAGCTGGGCTTCTGGCAGTTGCACCGCCACGAGCGCCGGGTCGCGCTGAACCAGGTGATCGCCGACTCCCTGGCGGCGAAGCCGGTCCCCGTCGAGTCGCTGACCGCGCCCGGGGCGAAGGTCGACGGTGACCACCTGTACCGCGGGGTGACGGCCAAGGGCGGCTTCGACGCCTCCGACGAGGTCGTCGTGCGCCGCCGCACCAACGCGGACGAGGAGGTCGGCTATCACGTCCTGACCCCCTTCGTCCTCGACGACGGCAAGGTCCTGCTGGTCAACCGGGGCTGGATCCCCGCGGACAGTCCGAGTCAGACCGCGTTCCCGAAGGTTCCCGCGCCGCCCGAGGGCGAGCTCACCATCACCGGGCGGCTGATGCAGGACCAGACGACCGAGGACAGCGGCATCAAGAACCTCCAGGGCCTGCCGGACCGGCAGATCATGCTGATCAACAGCGAGCTGGAGGCCGACCGTCTCGGCAAGGAGGTCCTGGGCGGCTACGTCGACCTGACCGACCCCGCGCCGGGCGGCGACACCCCGGAGCCGATCCCCTCGCCCGAGCACGACGGGACCGGCATCCACATGGCATACGCCGTCCAGTGGTGGCTGTTCGCCGTGGGCGTCCCCGTGGGCTGGGTCGTCCTCGTCCGCCGCGAGGTCCGGGAGCGGGCGGAGAAGGCGGAGCGGGAGGCGGACGCCGAGGGCGCGCAGGACACCGAACCCGCGGCGGTGTAG